The Pseudanabaena galeata CCNP1313 genome includes a region encoding these proteins:
- a CDS encoding type II toxin-antitoxin system VapC family toxin: MKKILIDTSAWAAISDNKDRHHASALNFIKKINGKYKLITTNYVLDETYTLLLMNAGYQTTIAFKQRIDIMVASQVLEIVWIDDAIANRSWQIFAKFNVDKEWSFTDCTSYAVMKQLNIAEVFTLDHHFAQMGFVKQP, from the coding sequence ATGAAAAAAATACTTATTGATACAAGTGCTTGGGCAGCCATATCTGACAATAAAGACCGCCACCATGCATCGGCATTAAATTTTATTAAAAAGATCAATGGTAAATACAAACTGATTACCACCAATTATGTTCTTGATGAAACTTATACGCTATTGCTAATGAATGCAGGTTATCAAACCACCATAGCCTTTAAACAACGCATAGACATTATGGTTGCCAGTCAAGTATTAGAAATTGTCTGGATAGATGATGCGATCGCTAACCGATCATGGCAAATATTCGCGAAATTTAATGTAGATAAAGAATGGTCTTTTACAGACTGCACCTCCTACGCAGTTATGAAACAGCTAAACATCGCCGAAGTCTTTACCCTCGATCACCATTTTGCCCAAATGGGCTTCGTGAAACAACCGTAA
- a CDS encoding helicase-related protein yields MNLDELVLGMVLRGILPDRTVTLVSVARYGTEAVDITYKDSLGALGNELLYRDRESELEIVQVGHPWSFDGDGALLRLVSEAYRIQLAHLFDPLLAVHTSLVEPLPHQITAVYGEMLSRQPLRFLLADDPGAGKTIMAGLLIRELLMRGDLHRCLIVCPGSLATQWQDELSTKFHLPFEILSNDRIETARTGNALAEMPLVIARLDKLSRNEDLQAKLAQTDWDLVVCDEAHKMSASFFGGEVKETKRYKLGKQLSQVARHFLLMTATPHNGREEDFQLFMALLDGDRFEGKFREGVHASDVSDLMRRLVKEDMLKFDGKPLFPERRAYTVSYQLSALEESLYRQVTDYVRDEFNRADDLENEGRKGTVGFALAILQRRLASSPEAIYQSIKRRRERLQKRLQEEELRRQYPSIVLSKLDAVDRDIDPDDLENDMEDFAADEREMTEEELVDLASASRTIAELQAEIAKLKELEELAARVRRSGTDRKWEELSGLLQDCTEMFDAGGYRRKLVIFTEHRDTLNYLIDRVSTLLGRTDAVVTIHGAIGREERKKAEHAFKQDVAVQVLIATDAAGEGINLQRAHLMVNYDLPWNPNRLEQRFGRIHRIGQTEVCHLWNLVAAETREGSVYATLLKKIEAEQEALGGKVFDVLGKAIAGVELRDLMIQAIRYGDRPDVREKLNQAVVDKLDQQKLRDLLEERALAHDSMDASRIQRIREDMERMEARKLQPHFIAEFFLRAFTDLGGSIRQREPQRYEITHVPASIRNRSQQVGLGEPVGRSYERICFAKDLINVSGKPLATFVCPGHPLLNSVISLLLEQNRDLLKQGAILVDETNKNERPRVLVYLEHAIQDARKNVDGNRRVVSRRMHYVEIDAEGHTENAGYAPYLDYRPLREDEQSQIPTLLSQYTFSQEIESKAIGYAIAHLVPQHFAEIRDRKEKLIDKTIAAVKERLAKEISHWDRRANELSAQELAGKPNAKLNSARARQRADDLEARMKKRLDELAQERQLTRLPPIVVGSALIIPASVFMPPSIVENSEKQGLSDRLNVSNHASNYEARRRVELRAMAAVMAQEVQLGVKPVDVSDRRCGYDIESYVGDGRLRLLEVKGRVEGADTVTVTKNEILVALNKPESYLLAMVKVPQDEDAICSIRYVQQPFQKEPDFRSISVNYSWQELWAKGQDVFSL; encoded by the coding sequence ATGAATTTAGATGAATTGGTTTTAGGGATGGTGCTTAGAGGGATATTACCCGATCGCACTGTCACGCTTGTTAGCGTTGCGCGTTACGGTACTGAAGCTGTTGACATTACCTATAAGGACTCTTTGGGTGCATTAGGAAATGAGTTGCTCTATAGAGATCGTGAGTCCGAGCTAGAAATTGTTCAAGTCGGTCATCCGTGGAGCTTTGATGGTGATGGAGCTTTGCTAAGACTAGTTTCTGAAGCATACAGAATTCAGTTAGCCCACTTGTTCGATCCGCTTTTGGCTGTTCATACATCTTTGGTTGAGCCACTTCCCCATCAGATTACGGCAGTGTATGGCGAAATGCTCTCGCGTCAGCCTTTGCGATTTTTACTTGCCGATGACCCTGGGGCGGGAAAGACAATCATGGCAGGATTGCTGATTCGTGAATTATTGATGCGCGGGGACTTACATCGTTGTTTGATCGTTTGCCCTGGTAGTTTGGCAACGCAGTGGCAGGATGAGCTATCTACTAAGTTTCATCTTCCGTTTGAGATTCTCTCAAACGATCGCATTGAAACAGCAAGAACAGGAAACGCTCTAGCAGAAATGCCTCTGGTAATTGCTAGGCTTGATAAGCTCAGCCGCAATGAGGATTTACAGGCAAAACTAGCGCAGACTGACTGGGATTTAGTGGTCTGTGATGAAGCGCATAAGATGTCCGCCTCTTTTTTTGGTGGAGAAGTTAAGGAAACCAAGCGATATAAATTAGGTAAGCAATTATCACAAGTCGCTCGACATTTTTTGCTCATGACGGCAACGCCTCACAATGGTCGAGAGGAAGATTTTCAATTATTTATGGCGCTACTGGATGGCGATCGCTTTGAGGGGAAATTTCGTGAGGGAGTCCATGCCAGTGATGTGTCCGATCTGATGCGTCGCCTCGTTAAAGAAGATATGCTCAAGTTTGATGGTAAGCCTCTATTCCCAGAGCGACGGGCTTATACCGTGAGTTATCAACTATCGGCATTAGAAGAAAGTCTTTACCGTCAGGTGACTGATTATGTGCGTGATGAATTTAATCGTGCTGATGATTTAGAAAATGAAGGGCGAAAGGGTACGGTTGGTTTTGCGCTGGCAATATTACAACGTCGTTTGGCATCTTCACCAGAGGCAATTTATCAGTCGATTAAGCGGAGACGGGAGCGACTCCAAAAGCGTTTGCAAGAAGAAGAACTGCGAAGGCAATATCCGTCAATAGTTCTCTCTAAGTTAGATGCTGTAGATCGTGATATCGATCCAGATGACTTGGAAAATGACATGGAGGACTTTGCGGCGGATGAACGCGAGATGACTGAAGAGGAGTTAGTCGATCTCGCTTCGGCATCGCGGACGATCGCCGAGTTGCAGGCAGAAATTGCCAAGCTTAAAGAACTGGAAGAACTAGCGGCTCGAGTGCGGCGCAGTGGGACAGATCGCAAGTGGGAAGAATTATCGGGTTTGTTGCAGGACTGTACCGAAATGTTTGATGCTGGTGGCTATCGTCGCAAGTTGGTGATTTTTACAGAGCATCGCGATACGCTTAACTATCTCATTGATCGCGTTAGTACCTTACTCGGTCGTACCGATGCTGTGGTGACTATTCACGGTGCGATCGGTCGAGAAGAACGGAAGAAGGCAGAACATGCCTTCAAACAAGATGTTGCCGTACAAGTGTTGATTGCCACAGACGCGGCGGGGGAGGGTATTAATTTACAAAGGGCGCATCTCATGGTGAATTATGACTTACCTTGGAATCCTAATCGCCTAGAGCAACGCTTTGGGCGTATTCATCGGATTGGACAGACAGAGGTTTGCCATTTGTGGAACTTGGTGGCGGCGGAAACCCGTGAAGGTAGTGTTTATGCGACTTTGCTTAAAAAAATTGAAGCGGAACAGGAAGCCTTGGGCGGTAAGGTGTTTGATGTGCTAGGAAAAGCGATCGCTGGGGTAGAGCTGCGAGATTTAATGATTCAGGCAATTCGTTATGGCGATCGCCCTGACGTTCGGGAAAAGCTAAATCAGGCAGTGGTTGATAAGCTCGATCAGCAAAAACTTCGTGACCTGTTAGAAGAAAGAGCTTTGGCACATGATTCGATGGATGCTTCACGGATACAGCGCATCCGTGAAGATATGGAACGGATGGAAGCACGCAAACTTCAGCCTCACTTCATTGCCGAATTCTTTCTGAGAGCCTTTACCGATTTAGGTGGCAGCATTCGCCAGCGCGAACCACAGCGCTATGAAATTACCCATGTACCTGCCAGTATTCGCAACCGTAGTCAGCAAGTGGGGTTGGGTGAACCTGTGGGCAGAAGTTACGAGCGTATTTGTTTTGCTAAGGATTTGATAAATGTGTCTGGGAAGCCCCTAGCTACTTTTGTATGCCCTGGTCATCCTTTACTCAATAGTGTCATTTCCTTGCTGCTGGAGCAGAATCGCGATTTGCTCAAACAGGGGGCAATATTAGTAGATGAAACTAATAAAAATGAGCGCCCTCGTGTTTTGGTGTATCTAGAACACGCAATTCAGGATGCGCGAAAAAATGTCGATGGGAATAGGCGAGTCGTCTCTCGGCGTATGCATTATGTGGAGATCGATGCTGAAGGGCATACTGAAAACGCAGGATATGCTCCTTATTTGGATTATCGACCCTTGCGAGAGGATGAGCAATCTCAGATTCCGACACTTTTGTCTCAATATACGTTTTCTCAAGAAATTGAATCGAAGGCAATTGGTTATGCGATCGCCCATTTAGTACCACAGCATTTTGCCGAAATTCGCGATCGCAAAGAGAAGCTGATCGACAAAACGATCGCCGCAGTCAAAGAACGACTGGCTAAAGAAATCAGCCATTGGGATCGACGGGCAAATGAGTTGAGCGCCCAAGAATTGGCTGGCAAACCGAATGCTAAGCTCAACTCAGCGAGGGCAAGACAGAGGGCAGACGATCTAGAAGCGCGGATGAAAAAACGGTTAGACGAACTTGCTCAAGAGCGACAACTAACACGCTTACCGCCAATTGTGGTGGGCAGTGCCTTAATTATTCCTGCGTCAGTGTTTATGCCGCCAAGCATTGTTGAGAATTCTGAGAAGCAAGGTCTGAGCGATCGTCTCAATGTTTCTAACCATGCTTCTAACTATGAAGCGCGTCGCCGCGTGGAGTTAAGGGCGATGGCGGCAGTTATGGCGCAGGAAGTGCAGCTCGGTGTTAAACCTGTCGATGTCAGCGATCGCCGTTGTGGTTATGATATTGAGTCCTATGTGGGGGATGGACGCTTGCGATTGCTTGAGGTTAAGGGCAGGGTTGAGGGAGCAGATACGGTAACGGTGACCAAAAATGAGATTTTAGTCGCTTTGAATAAGCCAGAGAGTTACCTGTTAGCGATGGTCAAAGTGCCACAGGATGAGGATGCTATTTGTTCTATTCGTTATGTTCAGCAACCATTTCAAAAGGAGCCAGATTTTAGGTCGATTAGCGTAAACTATAGTTGGCAGGAGCTATGGGCAAAGGGGCAGGATGTCTTCTCACTATAG
- a CDS encoding Uma2 family endonuclease produces MATLVKVAQIETLQGQTTVLHDIDWQQFEAILEDLGDNRASRIAYFDGVLEIRMPLPEHERTKVIISNLLVILLEELDWEWESLGSSTFKTKSMKAGIEPDDCFYIKNYAAMIGKKRLDMSIDPPPDIAIEVDLTSNTQISAYEALAVAEIWRYANGKLSIRLLREGKYVESLVSLSFPDFPVIDGISQFLERGTELSISALRREFRQWVRDRLH; encoded by the coding sequence ATGGCGACATTAGTAAAAGTTGCTCAGATTGAGACTTTGCAGGGTCAAACTACGGTTTTGCATGATATTGATTGGCAGCAATTTGAGGCGATTCTGGAAGATTTGGGAGACAACCGCGCATCGCGGATTGCTTATTTTGATGGTGTATTGGAGATTAGAATGCCGCTACCTGAGCATGAACGTACCAAAGTAATTATTAGCAATCTCCTAGTTATTTTGTTAGAAGAACTGGACTGGGAATGGGAATCATTGGGTTCATCGACTTTTAAAACTAAAAGTATGAAGGCAGGGATTGAGCCTGATGATTGCTTTTACATTAAGAATTATGCCGCCATGATTGGTAAGAAACGTCTAGATATGAGTATTGACCCACCACCAGATATTGCGATCGAGGTCGATCTCACTTCTAATACTCAGATCAGTGCCTATGAAGCTTTGGCTGTAGCTGAGATTTGGCGATATGCCAATGGTAAATTGTCGATTCGTCTTTTGCGTGAGGGGAAATATGTGGAGTCGTTAGTTAGTTTGTCTTTTCCTGATTTTCCTGTGATTGATGGCATATCGCAGTTTTTAGAACGTGGTACAGAATTATCAATTAGCGCTTTACGGCGAGAGTTTCGCCAATGGGTAAGAGATCGGTTGCATTGA
- a CDS encoding adenylate/guanylate cyclase domain-containing protein yields MTAPASKDAKSQRDRQLSLKILLIVPFVTQVIAAVGITGWLSVQNGREATQELAPQIGQEVTNTIEAHVRGYFEAPLEILQAHGAMAKAGYLNFENLNSLDKLFWQQMRQAQSLYFFYAANPQGQFLGVERREGNALVLHRSSSPNLAAPLQKAIFRLDNTGKVLNQIEVNIYDPRDRPWYKAAVKSRQTVWSPIYPFVARPILGITASLPIYSESGNLRGVIAIDLTLSQIGDFLRQLKIAKTGQAFILEPSGEIVATSTSEAPYISIDQKQQRIHALKSQNPLLRLVFQNLQQKYPNSSGIPKHQQIQMEWEGATQYIQITRLRNAQGLDWLMIVAVSEEDFRDRININTRNTIVLCVLALVFASLTGFYTSKWIAKPVEKLIDASHLLANLSASADLATGQPYRPIETANVRELSILADSFNQMAQQLQISFMALAQSKEELEIRVEQRTADLKTSEIKYRTLVEAANCIILRINTVGTIKFINEYGLTFFGFQKEDEMVGRNISGTIVKGSDDTTISDLLSWMKDRDRSHQISMFQESQNIRSDGEQVWISWSNRPILDDSGKLVEILSIGVDITERKSIESTLEEFVSLQRATFESIADGVVAVDRVGHINSYNQRFIDMFGLSLEVLSIPDYDLRLEFLSEKMLDPQDFMQRSQEFYRHPERESYDLLELIDGRVLERYSRPQRLSDQIIGRVWSFQDITARVRAEQALEEQKTYLRLIIDSIPQQIFWKDTNLVFRGCNKNWAMYAQLDTPESVVGKTDYDLIGNPDLANVFRTHDQQIMESNIPEMHVIQRKLNPDKSGKSIWLDISKLPIIDADGKTIGILGVLDDITERKMAEEALNAEQEKSEKLLLNILPKAIADRLKQFHGVIADSYDSVTVLFADLVSFTRMSSELSPQDLVDLLNQIFSNFDKICETYGLEKIKTIGDAYMVAGGIPIPTEKHAEAIACMALDMVDKVAELRDLTGRPLQIRVGIHTGAVIAGVIGTQKFIYDLWGDTVNVASRMESHSEVGKIQVTAATYELLKHKFDLVERGAIEVKGKGLMQTYWLTSKL; encoded by the coding sequence ATGACTGCTCCCGCCAGTAAAGATGCCAAATCTCAACGCGATCGTCAGCTTTCTCTCAAGATATTGCTGATAGTTCCCTTTGTGACTCAAGTGATTGCGGCGGTAGGAATTACGGGATGGTTATCAGTACAAAATGGGCGGGAAGCAACTCAAGAACTAGCTCCTCAAATTGGACAGGAAGTAACCAATACGATCGAGGCGCATGTGCGGGGGTACTTTGAAGCACCTTTAGAAATTTTACAAGCCCATGGAGCCATGGCAAAGGCAGGCTATTTAAATTTTGAGAATTTGAATAGTTTAGATAAATTGTTTTGGCAGCAGATGCGACAAGCTCAAAGTTTATATTTTTTCTACGCTGCAAATCCTCAAGGTCAATTTCTAGGTGTGGAGAGGCGAGAAGGTAATGCTTTGGTGTTGCATCGATCTTCTTCGCCAAATTTAGCAGCACCACTGCAAAAAGCTATCTTTCGCTTAGATAACACTGGTAAAGTCCTTAACCAAATTGAAGTAAATATTTACGATCCTCGCGATCGCCCTTGGTACAAGGCAGCAGTTAAGTCTCGGCAAACAGTCTGGAGTCCTATTTATCCATTTGTAGCACGTCCGATTTTAGGGATTACGGCTTCTTTGCCGATTTATAGCGAATCTGGTAACTTGCGGGGAGTCATCGCGATCGACTTAACGCTCTCTCAAATAGGGGATTTTCTACGTCAATTAAAAATTGCTAAAACAGGGCAAGCCTTTATTCTGGAACCATCGGGGGAGATCGTTGCTACATCAACTTCAGAAGCACCCTATATTTCCATAGATCAAAAACAACAGCGTATCCACGCCCTTAAAAGCCAAAATCCTCTACTGCGCTTAGTCTTTCAAAATCTTCAACAAAAATATCCTAATTCTTCTGGTATTCCCAAGCATCAGCAAATCCAAATGGAATGGGAGGGGGCAACCCAATATATTCAGATTACGAGATTACGCAATGCTCAGGGACTAGATTGGCTGATGATTGTGGCAGTATCTGAAGAAGACTTTCGCGATCGCATTAATATCAACACGCGCAACACGATTGTCTTATGTGTTTTAGCTTTAGTTTTTGCTAGCTTGACAGGTTTCTATACATCAAAATGGATTGCTAAACCTGTAGAGAAGCTCATTGATGCTTCACACTTGCTCGCAAATCTGTCTGCCTCAGCCGATCTGGCTACTGGTCAACCCTATCGTCCAATCGAAACTGCAAATGTGCGAGAGCTATCAATTCTGGCTGACTCCTTTAATCAAATGGCGCAACAGTTGCAGATTTCTTTTATGGCGCTTGCTCAAAGTAAAGAGGAATTAGAAATTCGGGTAGAACAGCGTACTGCTGATTTAAAAACTAGTGAAATCAAATATCGCACCCTTGTGGAAGCAGCCAATTGCATCATTTTACGTATCAATACTGTTGGCACAATTAAATTTATTAATGAATATGGTTTAACTTTCTTCGGCTTTCAGAAGGAAGATGAAATGGTGGGTCGAAATATTAGCGGCACGATTGTCAAAGGTAGTGATGATACAACTATTTCTGATTTGCTTAGTTGGATGAAGGATCGTGATAGATCCCATCAAATATCAATGTTTCAAGAAAGTCAAAATATTCGTAGCGATGGAGAGCAGGTGTGGATATCTTGGTCAAATCGTCCAATTTTAGATGATTCAGGAAAATTGGTGGAAATTCTCTCAATTGGAGTTGATATTACGGAACGGAAGAGCATTGAGTCTACCCTTGAAGAGTTTGTGAGTTTGCAAAGAGCGACCTTTGAGTCGATTGCTGATGGTGTGGTCGCTGTAGATCGAGTTGGGCATATCAATAGCTACAACCAGCGCTTTATCGATATGTTTGGACTATCTTTGGAGGTTTTATCTATACCTGATTATGACCTGAGATTAGAGTTTCTATCGGAAAAGATGCTCGATCCTCAAGATTTTATGCAGCGATCGCAGGAGTTTTATCGCCATCCTGAACGCGAAAGTTATGATTTGTTAGAACTTATCGACGGTCGAGTTTTGGAACGCTATTCCCGTCCCCAAAGGCTTAGCGATCAGATTATTGGTCGGGTATGGAGTTTTCAAGATATCACGGCTCGCGTGAGAGCCGAGCAAGCTCTTGAAGAACAAAAAACCTATTTACGATTAATTATTGATAGCATTCCCCAACAAATTTTCTGGAAAGATACCAATCTGGTGTTTCGGGGATGTAATAAAAATTGGGCAATGTATGCTCAACTGGATACCCCAGAAAGTGTAGTTGGTAAAACTGATTACGATCTAATTGGTAATCCTGATTTGGCAAATGTGTTTCGGACTCACGATCAGCAAATTATGGAATCCAACATTCCTGAAATGCATGTGATTCAGCGCAAACTCAATCCAGATAAATCTGGAAAATCCATATGGCTAGATATTAGCAAGCTGCCAATTATCGATGCGGATGGCAAAACGATCGGGATTTTGGGTGTACTTGATGACATTACTGAACGAAAGATGGCTGAAGAAGCTCTCAATGCTGAGCAGGAGAAATCAGAGAAATTATTATTAAACATTCTGCCCAAAGCGATCGCCGATCGCCTGAAGCAATTTCATGGAGTAATTGCTGATAGTTATGATTCGGTCACAGTTCTCTTTGCTGATCTGGTCAGCTTTACAAGAATGTCTTCGGAACTCTCACCTCAGGATTTGGTAGATTTGCTGAATCAAATCTTTTCTAATTTTGACAAGATTTGCGAAACCTATGGCTTAGAGAAAATCAAAACCATTGGTGATGCCTATATGGTGGCTGGCGGTATTCCTATTCCTACTGAAAAACATGCCGAGGCGATCGCCTGTATGGCTTTAGATATGGTTGATAAAGTTGCTGAACTTCGCGATTTGACAGGTAGACCATTACAAATTCGCGTTGGCATCCATACGGGTGCGGTAATTGCAGGGGTGATCGGTACGCAAAAGTTTATTTATGATCTTTGGGGAGACACGGTAAATGTGGCGAGTCGCATGGAGTCCCACAGCGAAGTTGGCAAAATTCAGGTGACTGCCGCTACCTATGAACTGCTCAAGCATAAATTTGATTTGGTCGAGCGGGGTGCGATCGAGGTTAAGGGCAAAGGACTCATGCAAACCTATTGGCTTACCTCAAAATTATAG
- a CDS encoding DUF1156 domain-containing protein, which produces MTYKKKLIEVALPLEAINKESAREKSIRHGHPSTLHLWWARRPLAACRAVLFASLVDDPSSLPDEFPTEDEQNIERLRLFGIIERLVKWENINNQDVLNEARAEILKSTNGNPPPVYDPFCGGGSIPLEAQRLGLEAHGSDLNPVAVLITKALIEIPPKFKDLPPVNPASTPSPPSPLSQGEKGNKSKKAVKNKDRLMQWYGAQGLADDVRYYGAWMRDEAFKKIGHLYPKVSLTPQPPLPEGEGESDKWEFSVALQKKMQEIAQQFRKEPTESESILWDLLRNRKLDNRKFRRQHPIGRFVVDFYCHEERLIVEIDGGIHASQQDLDRQRQEILESLGLRFVRISSNLVETNPQDALQKIRNAFLPPSPSGRGAGGEGNDATVIAWIWARTVKCPNPSCGCAMPLVRSFALSTKKGKEAWIEYEIERSGDVPKVIFTVKSGTGEPPEGTVSRKGARCIACESDVKLDHVRAEGKAGRMGAQLMAIVAEGNKGRLYLSPNDEQDNIANSAQPTWKPETELVPNSRHVTPIIYGMTKHSDLFTSRQLVALTTFSDLVKDAREKVIADGGAEEYANAVATYLAFAVDRIADNNSTICSWNVGRDGIRGTFARQAIQMTWDFAETNPLSDSTGNFLGSVDWVYRVLQESRSSINGFVKQQDAVEEKAKDKAFVFSTDPPYYDAVPYADLSDFFYVWLRKSLNGIYSELCSTLLVPKSQEMVADHFRHGSKEKAKEFFEDGLSKVFQQIRKSAHPDYPFTVYYAFKQTESDDDESDIETDTNSIASTGWETMLEGLIQSSFAITGTIPVRTERSARSRGIGSNALASSIVLVCRPRPDNATSTTRRQFLNELKRELPDALKKLQQGNIAPVDLAQASIGPGMAVYSKYAKVLEPDGSAMRVRTALQLINQALDEYFAEQEGEFDTDTRWALAWFEQSQFNEGAYGDAETLSTAKNISVQGLVNSGILFAKGGKVRLLKRDELPTDWNPDNDNRTPAWEVAHHLIRALDKLGERGAANLLAQVGIDKGEIAKDLSYRLYSICDRKGWTQLALDYNSLVISWQAIVQLAIAQPKPSYEETPLFNLEGN; this is translated from the coding sequence ATGACTTACAAAAAGAAACTCATCGAGGTTGCATTACCACTAGAGGCGATTAATAAAGAATCGGCACGGGAGAAGTCGATTCGGCATGGGCATCCTAGCACTTTGCATTTGTGGTGGGCGCGACGACCTTTGGCGGCTTGTCGGGCGGTGTTGTTTGCATCGTTAGTAGACGATCCTTCAAGTTTGCCTGATGAGTTTCCGACTGAGGATGAGCAGAATATTGAGCGATTAAGGTTATTTGGGATTATTGAGCGTTTGGTGAAGTGGGAGAATATCAATAATCAGGATGTTTTGAATGAAGCAAGGGCGGAGATTCTTAAAAGTACCAATGGTAATCCGCCGCCTGTATATGACCCATTTTGTGGTGGTGGCTCGATTCCATTAGAAGCACAGCGTTTGGGTTTAGAAGCGCATGGGAGCGATCTAAATCCTGTGGCGGTGCTGATTACGAAGGCTTTGATCGAGATTCCGCCCAAGTTTAAGGATCTGCCGCCTGTGAATCCTGCGAGTACTCCCTCACCCCCTAGCCCCCTCTCCCAAGGGGAGAAGGGGAATAAGAGTAAGAAGGCGGTTAAGAATAAAGACCGTTTGATGCAGTGGTATGGGGCGCAGGGTTTGGCGGATGATGTGCGCTATTACGGCGCATGGATGCGGGATGAGGCTTTTAAGAAGATTGGACATTTATATCCTAAGGTTTCCCTCACCCCCCAGCCCCCTCTTCCTGAGGGCGAGGGGGAGTCGGACAAGTGGGAATTTTCTGTGGCTTTGCAGAAGAAGATGCAGGAGATTGCTCAACAGTTTCGGAAAGAGCCGACTGAGAGTGAGTCGATTTTGTGGGATTTGTTGAGAAATCGGAAACTGGATAATCGCAAGTTTCGCCGACAGCATCCTATAGGTCGCTTTGTGGTTGACTTTTATTGCCATGAAGAGCGTTTGATTGTGGAAATAGATGGCGGTATTCATGCATCCCAACAGGATTTAGATCGGCAAAGACAGGAAATTCTTGAATCTCTTGGATTACGCTTTGTCAGGATAAGTAGCAATCTTGTAGAAACCAATCCTCAAGATGCCTTACAAAAAATTCGCAACGCTTTCTTGCCCCCCTCTCCCTCAGGGAGAGGGGCTGGGGGTGAGGGAAATGACGCAACGGTTATCGCATGGATTTGGGCGCGAACGGTGAAATGTCCGAACCCTAGCTGTGGTTGTGCGATGCCTTTGGTGCGATCGTTTGCCTTGTCAACTAAGAAGGGCAAAGAGGCATGGATTGAATATGAGATAGAACGCTCTGGTGATGTGCCGAAGGTGATTTTTACGGTCAAGTCTGGAACGGGTGAACCACCTGAAGGGACGGTGAGCCGCAAGGGGGCGCGATGTATTGCTTGTGAGTCTGATGTGAAGTTGGATCATGTCCGTGCTGAGGGTAAGGCAGGACGGATGGGGGCGCAATTAATGGCGATCGTAGCTGAGGGGAATAAAGGAAGGCTTTATCTGTCGCCAAATGATGAACAAGATAATATTGCTAATTCTGCACAACCTACATGGAAGCCTGAAACAGAACTTGTTCCAAATTCTCGCCATGTCACGCCTATTATCTATGGAATGACAAAACACTCTGATCTATTTACTTCTCGTCAATTGGTGGCACTTACAACTTTTAGCGATCTAGTAAAAGATGCAAGAGAGAAAGTTATTGCTGATGGTGGTGCAGAAGAATATGCAAATGCTGTAGCGACTTATTTAGCTTTTGCTGTTGATCGTATTGCTGACAACAATTCAACTATTTGTTCATGGAATGTTGGAAGAGATGGAATAAGAGGGACTTTTGCACGCCAAGCAATTCAAATGACTTGGGATTTTGCGGAAACTAATCCACTGAGTGATTCTACAGGAAACTTTCTAGGTTCGGTTGATTGGGTTTATAGAGTTTTGCAGGAATCAAGAAGTAGCATTAATGGATTTGTTAAACAACAGGATGCAGTTGAAGAAAAAGCAAAAGATAAAGCCTTTGTATTTTCAACTGATCCGCCATACTATGATGCAGTGCCTTATGCAGACCTCTCTGATTTCTTCTATGTCTGGTTAAGAAAATCTCTTAATGGAATATATTCAGAACTTTGTTCAACTCTGCTAGTCCCGAAAAGTCAAGAAATGGTTGCTGATCATTTTCGTCATGGGAGCAAAGAAAAAGCGAAAGAATTTTTTGAAGACGGTTTAAGTAAAGTTTTTCAGCAAATTCGTAAATCAGCCCACCCTGACTATCCATTTACTGTTTACTATGCGTTTAAGCAAACAGAATCTGATGATGATGAGTCTGATATTGAAACAGATACAAATTCGATAGCTTCAACTGGATGGGAAACAATGCTAGAAGGTTTAATACAGTCTAGTTTTGCAATTACTGGCACTATTCCAGTACGAACAGAAAGAAGTGCAAGAAGTCGCGGAATTGGTAGCAATGCCCTTGCATCATCCATCGTCTTAGTCTGCCGCCCTCGTCCCGACAACGCCACCTCAACCACCCGCCGCCAATTTCTCAACGAACTCAAACGCGAACTCCCCGACGCACTCAAAAAACTCCAACAAGGCAACATCGCCCCCGTTGACCTTGCCCAAGCCAGCATCGGACCTGGCATGGCAGTCTACTCCAAATATGCCAAAGTCCTCGAACCCGACGGCTCCGCCATGCGCGTCCGCACTGCGCTACAACTAATCAACCAAGCCCTCGATGAATACTTCGCCGAACAAGAAGGCGAATTTGATACCGACACACGCTGGGCGCTAGCTTGGTTCGAGCAAAGCCAATTTAACGAAGGCGCATACGGCGATGCCGAAACCCTATCCACCGCCAAAAACATCAGCGTCCAAGGCTTAGTCAACTCAGGCATCCTCTTCGCCAAAGGCGGCAAAGTAAGACTACTCAAACGCGACGAACTTCCCACCGATTGGAACCCCGACAACGACAACCGCACACCCGCATGGGAAGTCGCCCATCACCTCATTCGCGCCCTCGACAAACTCGGCGAAAGAGGAGCCGCCAACCTACTCGCCCAAGTCGGCATCGACAAAGGCGAAATCGCCAAAGACCTGAGCTATCGTCTATATAGCATCTGCGATCGCAAAGGCTGGACACAACTAGCCCTTGACTACAACAGCCTCGTCATCTCATGGCAAGCGATCGTGCAACTAGCGATCGCACAGCCCAAGCCAAGCTATGAAGAAACACCACTATTTAATTTAGAAGGTAACTAA